The following proteins come from a genomic window of Azoarcus sp. PA01:
- a CDS encoding UbiX family flavin prenyltransferase gives MRIVVGISGASGAIYGIRLLEVLKKIGVETDLVMSDSAKRTIVYETDYSINDVKLLASCVHDINDVGASIASGSFRHAGMVIAPCSIKTLSAVANSFNTNLLIRAADVTLKERRKLVLMIRETPLHLGHLRLMTQVTETGAVLVPPLPAFYHRPQTIDDIINQSVTKVLDQFDLDVDLFGRWTGNEERDFAKAR, from the coding sequence ATGAGAATAGTCGTCGGAATTTCCGGTGCCAGCGGCGCGATCTACGGCATCCGCCTGCTCGAGGTGCTGAAGAAGATCGGCGTCGAGACCGACCTCGTGATGTCGGATTCGGCCAAGCGCACGATCGTCTACGAAACCGATTATTCGATCAACGACGTCAAGCTCCTCGCTTCGTGCGTGCACGACATCAACGACGTCGGCGCGTCGATCGCGAGCGGCTCGTTCCGCCACGCCGGCATGGTCATCGCGCCGTGCTCGATCAAGACGCTGTCGGCAGTCGCGAACTCGTTCAACACGAACCTGCTGATCCGCGCCGCCGACGTGACGCTGAAGGAGCGCCGCAAGCTCGTGCTGATGATCCGGGAAACCCCGCTGCACCTCGGGCACCTGCGGCTGATGACGCAGGTCACCGAGACCGGTGCGGTGCTGGTGCCGCCGCTGCCGGCGTTCTACCACCGCCCGCAGACGATCGACGACATCATCAACCAGTCGGTGACGAAAGTGCTCGACCAGTTCGACCTCGACGTCGACCTGTTCGGTCGCTGGACCGGCAACGAAGAACGTGATTTCGCGAAAGCGCGCTGA
- the ppcA gene encoding phenylphosphate carboxylase subunit alpha, with protein MAKISAPKSNREFIDACVKSGDAVRIKQEVDWDNEAGAIVRRVCELGEAAPFMENIKDYPGFSYFGAPLSTYRRMAISLGMDPASTLPQIGAEYLKRTNSEPIEPVVIDRRDAPCKENVLLGADADLTKLPVPLVHDGDGGRYVGTWHAVITKHPVRGDVNWGMYRQMMWDGRTMSGAVFPFSDLGKALTEYYLPRGEGCPFATAIGLSPLAAMAACAPSPIPEPELTGMLAGEPVRLVKCETNDLEVPADAEIIIEGMILPDYKVEEGPFGEYTGYRTSPRDFRVTFRVDAITYRNNATMTISNMGVPQDEGQLLRSFSLGLELEKLLKSQGIPVTGVYMHPRSTHHMMIVGVKPTYAGIAMQIAQLAFGSKLGPWFHMVMVVDDQTDIFNWDEVYHAFCTRCNPERGIHVFKNTTGTALYPHATPHDRKYSIGSQVLFDCLWPVDWDKTNDVPTLVSFKKVYPQDIQDKVTNSWTDYGFKPVK; from the coding sequence GTGGCAAAGATTTCAGCACCGAAAAGCAACCGCGAATTCATCGACGCGTGCGTCAAGTCCGGCGATGCCGTGCGCATCAAGCAGGAAGTCGACTGGGACAACGAGGCCGGCGCGATCGTGCGGCGCGTCTGCGAGCTCGGCGAAGCCGCGCCGTTCATGGAGAACATCAAGGACTATCCGGGCTTCAGCTACTTCGGCGCTCCGCTGTCGACCTACCGCCGCATGGCGATCTCGCTCGGCATGGACCCGGCCTCGACGTTGCCGCAGATCGGCGCCGAGTACTTGAAGCGCACGAACAGCGAGCCGATCGAACCGGTCGTGATCGACCGCCGCGACGCGCCGTGCAAGGAGAACGTGCTGCTCGGCGCCGATGCCGACCTGACGAAGCTGCCGGTGCCGCTCGTGCATGACGGCGACGGCGGGCGCTACGTCGGCACCTGGCACGCGGTGATCACGAAGCACCCGGTGCGCGGCGACGTGAACTGGGGCATGTACCGGCAGATGATGTGGGACGGCCGCACGATGTCGGGCGCGGTGTTCCCGTTCTCGGATCTGGGCAAGGCGCTGACCGAGTACTACCTGCCGCGCGGCGAAGGCTGCCCGTTCGCGACCGCGATCGGTCTGTCGCCGCTCGCCGCGATGGCCGCGTGCGCGCCGTCGCCGATCCCCGAGCCGGAACTGACGGGCATGCTCGCCGGCGAGCCGGTACGCCTCGTGAAGTGCGAGACGAACGATCTCGAAGTGCCGGCTGATGCCGAGATCATCATCGAGGGCATGATCCTGCCCGACTACAAGGTCGAGGAAGGCCCGTTCGGCGAATACACCGGCTACCGCACGAGCCCGCGCGACTTCCGCGTGACGTTCCGCGTCGATGCGATCACCTACCGCAACAACGCGACGATGACGATCTCGAACATGGGCGTGCCGCAGGACGAAGGGCAGCTGTTGCGCTCGTTCTCGCTCGGGCTCGAGCTCGAGAAGCTCCTGAAGAGCCAGGGCATTCCGGTCACCGGCGTGTATATGCACCCGCGCTCGACGCACCACATGATGATCGTCGGCGTGAAGCCGACCTACGCCGGCATCGCGATGCAGATCGCGCAGCTCGCGTTCGGCTCGAAGCTCGGGCCGTGGTTCCACATGGTGATGGTCGTCGACGACCAGACCGACATCTTCAACTGGGACGAGGTCTATCACGCGTTCTGCACGCGCTGCAATCCGGAGCGCGGCATCCACGTGTTCAAGAACACGACCGGCACCGCGCTGTACCCGCACGCGACGCCGCACGACCGCAAGTACTCGATCGGCTCGCAAGTGCTGTTCGACTGCCTGTGGCCGGTCGACTGGGACAAGACCAACGACGTGCCGACGCTCGTCAGCTTCAAGAAAGTCTATCCGCAGGACATCCAGGACAAGGTCACGAACAGCTGGACCGATTACGGCTTCAAGCCGGTCAAATAA
- a CDS encoding AMP-binding protein: MAFFDEATETLPRDKLEALQLQKLRAMLAELWQRNRFYTAKWTAAGVDPRDVGTLADLAQLPFTTKSELMEAQQAANGSFGTTLTYPPDAYVRLHQTSGTTGVPLKVLDTAQSWDWFGRCWAHVFAGAGVGPADRVFLAFSFGPFIGFWSAVEGAHKVGATLIPGGGRDSLQRLELMRDTGATVLCCTPTYALRLAEVGRESGFDLASIPLRATIHAGEPGANIPATKQRIESAWSAKCFDHAGASEIGAHSFECEHQPGGTHLVESEFIAEVIDPATGAPVAPGQRGELVLTNLGRWGFPVLRYRTGDLVEVNHAPCACGRSFLRFEGGILGRADDMVTVRGVNVYPSGVENIIRKFTEVDEFRIHVRREHALDEMDVEIELCEGADACIVHSIAEKLDSLLAFRPRVHHVGRNALPRFDMKARRFHVSREG, translated from the coding sequence ATGGCATTTTTCGACGAAGCTACCGAAACCCTGCCGCGCGACAAGCTCGAAGCGCTGCAGCTGCAAAAACTGCGCGCGATGCTCGCCGAGCTGTGGCAGCGCAACCGGTTCTACACGGCGAAATGGACGGCTGCGGGGGTGGACCCGCGCGACGTCGGCACGCTCGCCGACCTCGCGCAGCTGCCCTTCACGACGAAGTCCGAGCTGATGGAGGCGCAGCAGGCAGCGAACGGGTCGTTCGGCACGACCCTGACGTACCCGCCCGACGCTTACGTGCGGCTGCACCAGACCTCGGGCACGACCGGCGTGCCGCTGAAAGTGCTCGACACCGCGCAATCCTGGGACTGGTTCGGACGCTGCTGGGCGCACGTCTTCGCCGGCGCGGGCGTCGGTCCGGCCGACCGCGTGTTCCTGGCGTTCTCGTTCGGCCCGTTCATCGGCTTCTGGTCCGCGGTCGAAGGGGCCCACAAAGTCGGCGCGACGCTGATCCCCGGCGGCGGGCGCGACTCGCTGCAGCGGCTCGAGCTGATGCGCGACACGGGCGCGACGGTGCTGTGCTGCACGCCGACCTACGCGCTGCGGCTCGCCGAAGTCGGGCGCGAATCGGGCTTCGACCTCGCGTCGATCCCGCTGCGCGCGACGATTCATGCCGGCGAGCCGGGCGCGAATATCCCGGCGACGAAGCAGCGCATCGAGTCGGCGTGGTCGGCGAAGTGCTTCGACCACGCCGGCGCTTCGGAGATCGGCGCGCATTCGTTCGAATGCGAGCATCAGCCGGGCGGCACGCATCTGGTCGAGAGCGAATTCATCGCCGAAGTCATCGATCCGGCCACCGGCGCGCCGGTCGCGCCGGGCCAGCGCGGCGAGCTCGTGCTGACGAACCTCGGCCGCTGGGGTTTCCCCGTGCTGCGTTACCGCACCGGCGACCTGGTCGAGGTCAACCACGCCCCTTGCGCGTGCGGCCGCAGCTTCCTGCGTTTCGAAGGCGGCATCCTCGGCCGCGCCGACGACATGGTCACGGTGCGCGGCGTCAACGTCTATCCGTCCGGCGTCGAGAACATCATCCGCAAATTCACCGAAGTCGACGAATTCCGCATCCACGTGCGCCGCGAGCACGCGCTCGACGAGATGGACGTCGAGATCGAGCTGTGCGAAGGTGCCGACGCATGCATCGTGCATTCGATCGCCGAAAAACTCGATTCGCTCCTCGCCTTCCGGCCGCGCGTCCACCACGTCGGCCGCAACGCGCTGCCACGCTTCGACATGAAAGCGCGGCGCTTCCATGTCAGCCGCGAGGGGTGA
- a CDS encoding phenylphosphate synthase subunit beta: MGSVISAAALPWAALDSVAPKVCSFDECGKDSVQLVGGKCASLGELINAGVRVPPGFALTTRGYAQFMREAGIQAEVAALLDGLDHEDMDKLEEASHAIREMIESRPLPIELEDLIAEAYRKLSVRCYLPAVPVAVRSSATAEDLPGASFAGQQDTYLWIRGVDDVIHHVRRCISSLYTGRAIAYRMKMGFPHEQVAISVGIQKMANAYTAGVMFTVHPATGDRSVIVIDANFGFGESVVSGEVTPDNFVVNKITLDIITRTISTKELCHTVDLKTQKSIALPVPVERQNIQSITDDEISELAWMAKKIEKHYGRPMDIEWAIDKNLPAGGNIFILQARPETIWSNRQKTTGAASSTSAMDYIVSSLLAGKRLS; this comes from the coding sequence ATGGGAAGCGTTATTTCTGCAGCGGCCCTGCCTTGGGCCGCCCTCGACAGCGTCGCGCCGAAAGTGTGCTCTTTCGACGAGTGCGGCAAGGATTCGGTGCAGCTCGTCGGCGGCAAGTGCGCGTCGCTCGGCGAGCTGATCAACGCGGGCGTGCGGGTGCCGCCGGGCTTCGCGCTGACCACCCGAGGCTATGCCCAGTTCATGCGCGAGGCCGGCATCCAGGCCGAAGTCGCGGCGCTCCTCGACGGCCTCGATCACGAGGACATGGACAAGCTCGAAGAGGCGTCGCACGCGATCCGCGAGATGATCGAATCGCGCCCGCTGCCGATCGAGCTCGAGGACCTGATCGCCGAGGCCTACCGCAAGCTGTCGGTGCGCTGCTACCTGCCGGCGGTGCCGGTCGCGGTGCGCTCGTCCGCGACCGCCGAGGACCTGCCGGGCGCGAGCTTCGCCGGCCAGCAGGACACTTACCTGTGGATCCGCGGCGTCGATGACGTGATCCATCACGTGCGCCGCTGCATCTCCAGCCTCTACACCGGCCGCGCGATCGCCTACCGCATGAAGATGGGATTCCCGCACGAACAGGTCGCGATCAGCGTCGGCATCCAGAAGATGGCGAACGCCTACACCGCGGGCGTGATGTTCACCGTGCATCCGGCGACCGGCGACCGTTCGGTGATCGTCATCGACGCGAATTTCGGCTTCGGCGAATCGGTGGTGTCGGGCGAAGTCACGCCGGACAACTTCGTCGTCAACAAGATCACGCTCGACATCATCACGCGGACGATCTCGACGAAGGAGCTCTGCCACACCGTCGATCTGAAGACCCAGAAGTCGATCGCGCTTCCGGTGCCGGTCGAGCGCCAGAACATCCAGTCGATCACCGACGACGAGATCAGCGAACTCGCGTGGATGGCGAAGAAAATCGAAAAGCACTACGGCCGCCCGATGGACATCGAGTGGGCGATCGACAAGAACCTTCCGGCCGGCGGGAACATTTTCATCCTGCAGGCGCGCCCCGAGACGATCTGGAGCAACCGGCAGAAAACCACCGGTGCGGCAAGCAGCACGTCGGCGATGGATTACATCGTGTCGAGTCTGCTCGCCGGAAAACGACTCAGCTAG
- the ppcB gene encoding phenylphosphate carboxylase subunit beta — protein MDLRYFINQCADAHELKRVTTEVDWNLEISHVSKLTEEKKGPALLFESIKGYDTPVFTGAFATTKRLAIMLGLPHDLTLCQSAQQWMKKTITSEGLIKAKEVKEGPVLENVLTGNKVDLNMFPVPKFFPLDGGRYIGTMVSVVLRDPETGEVNLGTYRMQMLDDKRCGVQILPGKRGERIMKKYAKMGKKMPAAAIIGCDPLIFMAGTLMHKGASDYDITGTVRGQQAEFLMAPLTGLPVPAGAEIVLEGEIDPNAFLPEGPFAEYTGYYTDELHKPIPKPVLEVQQILHRNNPILWATGQGRPVTDVHMLLAFTRTATLWTELEQMRLPGISSVCVLPESAGRFWAVVSVKQSYPGHSRQVADAVIGSNTGSYGIKGVITVDEDIQADDLQRVFWALSCRYDPMRGTELIKRGRSTPLDPALDPDSDKLTTSRILMDACIPYEWKQKPVEARMDDEMLAKIRARWHEYGIGI, from the coding sequence ATGGATCTGAGATATTTCATCAACCAGTGCGCCGACGCCCACGAACTGAAGCGCGTCACGACCGAGGTCGACTGGAATCTGGAGATCTCGCACGTCTCCAAACTGACCGAGGAGAAGAAAGGCCCGGCGCTGCTGTTCGAGAGCATCAAGGGCTACGACACCCCGGTATTCACCGGCGCGTTCGCGACGACGAAACGCCTCGCGATCATGCTCGGCCTGCCCCACGACCTGACGCTGTGCCAGTCGGCGCAGCAGTGGATGAAGAAGACGATCACCTCCGAAGGCCTGATCAAGGCGAAGGAAGTGAAAGAGGGGCCGGTGCTCGAAAACGTGCTGACCGGCAACAAGGTCGATCTGAACATGTTCCCGGTGCCGAAGTTCTTCCCCCTCGACGGCGGGCGCTACATCGGCACGATGGTGTCGGTCGTGTTGCGCGACCCCGAGACCGGCGAAGTGAACCTCGGCACGTACCGCATGCAGATGCTCGACGACAAGCGCTGCGGCGTGCAGATCCTGCCCGGCAAGCGCGGCGAGCGGATCATGAAGAAGTACGCGAAGATGGGCAAGAAAATGCCCGCCGCGGCGATCATCGGCTGCGATCCGCTGATCTTCATGGCCGGCACCCTGATGCACAAAGGGGCTTCCGACTACGACATCACCGGCACCGTGCGCGGCCAGCAGGCCGAGTTCCTGATGGCGCCGCTGACCGGCCTGCCGGTGCCGGCCGGCGCCGAGATCGTCCTCGAAGGCGAGATCGATCCGAACGCTTTCCTGCCGGAAGGCCCGTTCGCCGAATACACCGGCTATTACACCGACGAGCTGCACAAGCCGATCCCGAAGCCGGTGCTCGAAGTGCAGCAGATCCTGCACCGCAACAACCCGATCCTGTGGGCGACCGGCCAGGGCCGGCCGGTCACCGACGTGCATATGCTGCTCGCCTTCACGCGGACCGCGACGTTGTGGACCGAGCTCGAGCAGATGCGCCTGCCGGGCATCAGTTCGGTGTGCGTGCTGCCGGAATCGGCCGGCCGCTTCTGGGCGGTCGTGTCGGTCAAGCAGTCGTATCCGGGCCATTCGCGCCAGGTCGCCGACGCAGTCATCGGCAGCAACACCGGCAGCTACGGCATCAAGGGCGTCATCACCGTCGATGAGGACATCCAGGCCGACGACCTGCAGCGCGTGTTCTGGGCGCTGTCGTGCCGTTACGACCCGATGCGCGGCACCGAGCTCATCAAGCGCGGCCGCTCGACGCCGCTCGATCCGGCACTCGATCCCGACAGCGACAAGCTCACGACGTCGCGCATCCTGATGGACGCGTGCATCCCGTACGAATGGAAGCAGAAGCCGGTCGAGGCGCGCATGGACGACGAGATGCTCGCGAAGATCCGCGCGCGCTGGCACGAGTACGGGATCGGGATCTGA
- a CDS encoding CBS domain-containing protein, which produces MIVRNWMQPNPTVLTGDTLLSEAKRILSEANVHALPVVDDGRLRGLITRVNCLRAAHAALRTQDTDELSYFSNHVKVKDIMVRNPATIDADDTMEHCLQVGQEHGVGQLPVMDGNNVVGMISAIEMYSLAAHFLGAWEKRSGVTLAPIELKPGTMGRIVDIVESANAELLAIYPISIGHLNAASASQAKKVIVRFHAADNDAVIRALGDAGFEVIESVQAMH; this is translated from the coding sequence GTGATCGTACGCAACTGGATGCAGCCGAATCCGACCGTGCTGACCGGCGACACCCTGCTGTCCGAGGCGAAGCGGATCCTGTCGGAAGCCAATGTCCACGCGTTGCCGGTCGTCGATGACGGCCGCCTGCGCGGGCTCATCACGCGGGTCAATTGCCTGCGCGCCGCGCACGCCGCGCTGCGCACCCAGGACACCGACGAGCTCAGCTATTTCTCGAATCACGTCAAGGTCAAGGACATCATGGTCCGCAACCCGGCGACGATCGACGCCGACGACACGATGGAGCACTGCCTGCAGGTCGGCCAGGAGCACGGCGTCGGCCAGCTGCCGGTGATGGACGGCAACAATGTCGTAGGCATGATCTCGGCGATCGAGATGTATTCGCTGGCCGCGCATTTCCTCGGCGCCTGGGAAAAGCGCAGCGGAGTGACGCTCGCGCCGATCGAGCTCAAGCCGGGCACGATGGGCCGCATCGTCGACATCGTCGAATCGGCGAACGCCGAACTGCTCGCGATCTATCCGATCAGCATCGGCCACCTGAACGCGGCCTCCGCGTCGCAGGCGAAGAAAGTGATCGTCCGCTTCCACGCCGCCGACAACGACGCGGTGATCCGCGCACTCGGCGACGCGGGATTCGAAGTCATCGAATCCGTCCAGGCAATGCATTGA
- a CDS encoding CTP-dependent riboflavin kinase, whose product MLLASVTRTGRFVRMSSAPQGSFEPVAGARIPLTGVVTRGDGVACRFTSLDWLVEEFRMKLGFVPHPGTLNLHMSGPRWRAARQRLAAASGIAITSPTGFCGARCFRVRLAGRIDGALVLPDVAHYPSHKFEIVAPVPVRATLGLGDGDRVALRLELTCSTVPLRVGASGDARTASRTEIARLVGGERS is encoded by the coding sequence ATGCTGCTCGCCTCCGTCACGCGCACCGGCCGCTTCGTCCGGATGTCGTCCGCCCCCCAAGGCAGCTTCGAGCCCGTCGCCGGCGCGAGGATCCCGCTCACCGGCGTGGTCACGCGCGGCGACGGCGTCGCTTGCCGCTTCACGTCGCTCGACTGGCTCGTCGAGGAGTTCCGCATGAAGCTCGGCTTCGTGCCGCACCCGGGCACGCTGAACCTGCACATGTCCGGCCCGCGCTGGCGCGCTGCGCGCCAGCGACTCGCAGCCGCATCGGGCATCGCGATCACGTCGCCCACGGGCTTTTGCGGCGCGCGATGCTTCCGCGTCCGGCTCGCCGGGCGGATCGACGGTGCGCTGGTGCTGCCGGACGTCGCCCACTACCCATCGCACAAATTCGAGATCGTCGCGCCGGTGCCGGTGCGCGCGACGCTCGGCCTTGGCGACGGCGACCGCGTCGCGCTGCGGCTCGAGCTTACCTGCAGCACAGTCCCGCTGCGCGTTGGCGCGAGCGGCGACGCACGCACCGCTTCGCGCACGGAGATCGCGCGGCTCGTCGGAGGAGAACGGTCATGA
- the ppcD gene encoding phenylphosphate carboxylase subunit delta — MEQAKNIKLVILDVDGVMTDGRIVINDEGIESRNFDIKDGMGVVVLQLCGIDVAIITSKKSGAVRHRAEELKIKRFFEGIKKKTEPYAQMLEEMNISDAEVCYVGDDLVDLSMMKRVGLPVAVGDAVADVKEAAAYVTTARGGHGAVREVAELILKAQGKWDAVLAKIH, encoded by the coding sequence ATGGAACAGGCAAAGAACATCAAGCTGGTGATCCTCGACGTCGACGGCGTGATGACCGACGGCCGCATCGTCATCAATGATGAAGGCATCGAATCGCGCAACTTCGACATCAAGGACGGCATGGGCGTCGTCGTGCTGCAGCTGTGCGGCATCGACGTCGCGATCATCACGTCGAAGAAGTCCGGCGCGGTGCGGCACCGTGCCGAGGAGCTGAAGATCAAGCGCTTCTTTGAGGGGATCAAGAAGAAGACCGAGCCGTACGCGCAGATGCTCGAGGAGATGAACATCTCCGACGCCGAAGTCTGCTACGTCGGCGACGACCTCGTCGATCTGTCGATGATGAAGCGCGTCGGCCTCCCGGTGGCGGTCGGCGACGCGGTCGCGGACGTCAAGGAAGCGGCGGCCTACGTGACGACGGCGCGCGGTGGCCACGGCGCCGTGCGCGAAGTCGCCGAGCTGATCCTGAAAGCGCAGGGCAAGTGGGACGCAGTCCTCGCGAAAATCCACTGA
- a CDS encoding NUDIX hydrolase, translating into MTMKFCPECRTPLALAKVHGRERESCPACGYVAFHKPAPVVLAIIDHADHLVMIRRGLAPLAGYWAPPGGYVELGESLEDAVIREAREETGLDVVVDGFVGAYSQTGARALILAYRAHSIGGHPVASDDAAELRLVAPGQLPLQRSPEGAPLLDRWFFDVIEDVTAPWKWGRRPAARSVAGR; encoded by the coding sequence ATGACAATGAAATTCTGTCCGGAATGCCGGACGCCGCTTGCGCTCGCCAAGGTACATGGACGCGAACGGGAAAGCTGTCCGGCCTGCGGCTACGTCGCGTTCCACAAGCCGGCGCCGGTCGTGCTCGCGATCATCGACCACGCCGACCATCTCGTGATGATCCGTCGCGGGCTCGCGCCGCTGGCCGGCTACTGGGCGCCGCCCGGCGGCTACGTCGAGCTCGGCGAGTCGCTGGAGGACGCGGTCATCCGCGAGGCGCGCGAAGAAACCGGCCTTGACGTCGTCGTCGACGGTTTCGTCGGCGCGTACTCGCAGACCGGCGCACGCGCGCTGATCCTCGCGTATCGCGCGCATTCGATCGGCGGGCACCCGGTCGCCAGCGACGACGCGGCCGAGCTGCGCCTCGTCGCGCCGGGCCAGCTGCCGCTGCAGCGTTCCCCCGAAGGCGCGCCGCTCCTCGACCGCTGGTTCTTCGACGTCATCGAGGACGTCACCGCACCGTGGAAGTGGGGCCGGCGCCCCGCCGCGCGCTCGGTCGCCGGGAGATGA
- a CDS encoding UbiD family decarboxylase, with protein MAYSDLRAFLADLGDDLRHVRDEFDPRFEIAAVLRSLPAGAPAVLFDDIRGYPGARVAGNLIASRPRLARALGTTAERLAQTWLQRKEQGVTPVVTTGAAPVKEVVHRAPDDLLSLLPILTHHEKDAAPFITTGVVLCTDPETGRRGMGIHRMMVKGGRRLGILLANPPLPQFLARAEAAGRPLDVAVALGLEPATLLASVVKVGPLVPDKMAIAGALRGAPVELVRAETVDVEVPARAEIVIEGRMLPGVRELEGPFGENTGHYFSNVSPVIEVSAVTHRDNFIYPGLCPWSAEVDALLSLAAGAELLGQLQALIGGVVDLELAAGTSGFSAVIAVHDCTPADVRRLVMLALNLDRRLKIVTVVDDDVDIRDPREVAWALATRYQPARDTVVIHGCEAYVIDPSASGNAASKVGFIATRASGAESDRITLPAAAAAKARAVIAAVLS; from the coding sequence ATGGCTTATTCCGATTTGCGCGCCTTTCTCGCCGACCTCGGCGACGATCTGCGGCATGTCCGCGACGAGTTCGATCCGCGCTTCGAGATTGCCGCAGTGTTGCGCAGCCTGCCCGCGGGCGCGCCGGCGGTGCTGTTCGACGACATCCGCGGCTATCCCGGCGCGCGCGTCGCCGGCAACCTGATTGCCAGCCGCCCTCGCCTCGCCCGCGCGCTCGGCACGACCGCTGAGCGGCTCGCGCAAACCTGGCTGCAGCGCAAGGAACAGGGTGTGACGCCGGTCGTCACGACGGGCGCGGCGCCGGTCAAGGAAGTCGTGCATCGCGCCCCCGACGACCTGCTGTCGCTGCTGCCGATCCTGACTCACCACGAGAAGGACGCGGCGCCGTTCATCACCACCGGCGTCGTGCTGTGCACCGACCCCGAAACCGGCCGCCGCGGCATGGGCATTCACCGCATGATGGTCAAAGGCGGCAGGCGGCTCGGCATCCTGCTCGCGAATCCGCCGCTGCCGCAGTTCCTCGCGCGTGCCGAAGCCGCCGGCCGGCCGCTCGACGTCGCGGTCGCGCTCGGCCTCGAACCGGCGACGCTGCTCGCGTCGGTCGTCAAGGTCGGTCCGCTGGTGCCGGACAAGATGGCGATCGCCGGCGCGCTGCGCGGCGCACCGGTCGAACTGGTGCGCGCCGAGACGGTCGACGTCGAAGTGCCGGCGCGCGCCGAGATCGTCATCGAGGGGCGAATGCTGCCGGGCGTGCGCGAGCTCGAAGGGCCGTTCGGCGAGAACACCGGGCATTACTTCTCGAACGTCAGCCCGGTCATCGAAGTGAGCGCGGTCACGCATCGCGACAACTTCATCTACCCCGGCCTGTGCCCGTGGTCGGCCGAAGTCGACGCGCTGTTGTCGCTCGCCGCCGGCGCGGAGCTGCTCGGCCAGCTGCAGGCGCTGATCGGCGGCGTCGTCGACCTGGAACTGGCCGCCGGCACCAGCGGTTTTTCCGCCGTCATCGCCGTTCATGACTGCACGCCGGCCGACGTGAGAAGGCTCGTGATGCTCGCGCTGAACCTCGACCGCCGCCTGAAGATAGTCACCGTCGTCGATGACGACGTCGATATCCGTGACCCGCGCGAAGTCGCATGGGCGCTGGCGACGCGCTACCAGCCGGCGCGCGACACCGTCGTGATCCACGGCTGCGAAGCGTATGTCATCGATCCGTCGGCGTCCGGCAACGCCGCTTCGAAAGTCGGCTTCATCGCGACGCGCGCGAGCGGCGCCGAGTCCGACCGCATCACGCTGCCCGCCGCCGCTGCGGCAAAAGCCCGCGCAGTTATCGCCGCAGTGCTTTCCTGA
- the ppcG gene encoding phenylphosphate carboxylase subunit gamma: MNQWEVFVMDLAELPEGTELELSVRTLNPGLKKYTYQRVKAELSNSLDKFPDRLQVRFGRGQLCKQEFSIRIIEQVQRMPAKYL; the protein is encoded by the coding sequence ATGAACCAGTGGGAAGTTTTCGTCATGGATCTGGCCGAACTGCCGGAAGGCACGGAGCTCGAACTGAGCGTGCGCACCCTCAATCCGGGATTGAAGAAATACACTTATCAGCGCGTCAAGGCCGAACTGTCGAATTCGCTCGACAAGTTCCCCGACCGCCTGCAAGTGCGCTTCGGGCGCGGCCAGCTGTGCAAACAGGAGTTCTCGATCCGCATCATCGAGCAGGTCCAGCGCATGCCGGCGAAGTATCTGTAG